A DNA window from Mucilaginibacter xinganensis contains the following coding sequences:
- a CDS encoding lipopolysaccharide biosynthesis protein, with translation MDKINQEKVLDNSDEISLKQFILKVQGGRRFIFSKWKVILISAIIGGGLGLGYAFLKKPVYKAELSFALEDEKSSGGGGLGAAMGLASQFGIDLGGGTAGGAFAGDNLLGLMRSRSMVENTLLTPVVIKGTTQTLAGLYISFNQLREKWDNKPELKDIKFLPGADPEKFTLQQDSVLGVFYNEIIKNNLLVDKIDKKLSIITVEVNSKNELFSKYFAEVLTKTVSNFYIETKTKKSVQNVNILQHQTDSVRRELNAALTGVASSSDVNPNPNPAMQILRVPSQRRQVDVQANTAILTQLVANLEMSKVSLRKETPLIQIIDRPILPLEKERFGKLKGLILGGFIAAFLTIVFLLLRKLYNNILEK, from the coding sequence ATGGATAAAATTAACCAAGAAAAGGTTTTAGATAACTCAGACGAAATTTCATTGAAGCAGTTTATCCTTAAGGTTCAGGGTGGGCGACGCTTTATTTTTTCTAAATGGAAAGTTATTTTGATTTCTGCTATTATTGGAGGTGGTTTGGGATTGGGTTATGCATTTCTCAAAAAGCCTGTTTATAAAGCGGAATTGAGTTTTGCACTGGAGGATGAGAAGTCTTCTGGTGGCGGCGGCCTCGGCGCTGCAATGGGTTTAGCCAGCCAGTTCGGAATTGACCTGGGTGGTGGCACGGCAGGCGGGGCTTTTGCAGGAGATAATTTACTTGGGCTAATGCGTTCAAGGTCAATGGTCGAAAATACGTTGTTAACCCCGGTGGTTATAAAAGGTACTACGCAAACACTGGCAGGCTTGTATATTTCATTTAATCAGCTACGCGAAAAATGGGATAATAAACCTGAATTAAAAGATATTAAATTCTTGCCGGGAGCTGATCCTGAGAAATTTACCCTTCAGCAAGATAGTGTTTTGGGGGTTTTCTACAATGAGATAATTAAAAATAATTTGTTGGTAGATAAAATTGACAAGAAGCTTAGTATTATTACTGTAGAGGTTAATTCAAAAAACGAGTTATTCTCTAAATATTTTGCGGAAGTGCTCACCAAAACCGTATCCAATTTTTATATCGAAACAAAAACTAAAAAATCAGTTCAAAACGTGAATATCCTGCAACATCAAACTGATTCGGTGAGACGTGAATTAAACGCTGCCTTGACGGGCGTGGCTTCATCATCAGATGTTAACCCAAACCCAAACCCGGCGATGCAGATATTAAGGGTCCCTTCACAGCGACGTCAGGTAGATGTACAGGCGAATACCGCAATATTAACCCAGCTGGTTGCCAACCTTGAAATGTCAAAAGTTTCGTTAAGAAAAGAAACACCGCTTATTCAAATAATTGACAGGCCAATTTTACCTTTGGAAAAGGAAAGGTTTGGTAAGTTAAAAGGATTAATATTAGGTGGGTTTATAGCTGCGTTTTTAACCATTGTTTTTTTACTGCTTCGTAAATTATATAATAATATATTAGAAAAATAA
- a CDS encoding sugar 3,4-ketoisomerase, whose amino-acid sequence MEFKSVEIIKLPKILDERGNLSFLEADNHIPFTIKRSYWIYDVPGGEQRGAHSYKINQEFVIALSGSFDVVVNDGIEVKTYTLNRSYYGLYIPNGIWRHMENFSTNSLAFVISSTDYNENDYERDYDNYLKSKLNH is encoded by the coding sequence ATGGAATTTAAATCAGTAGAAATAATTAAGTTACCTAAAATACTCGATGAAAGGGGTAATCTTTCATTTTTGGAAGCAGATAATCATATTCCTTTTACGATTAAAAGATCTTATTGGATTTACGACGTTCCAGGCGGGGAGCAAAGAGGGGCTCACAGTTATAAAATTAATCAGGAGTTTGTAATTGCACTATCAGGCAGTTTTGACGTGGTTGTCAACGATGGGATCGAAGTAAAAACATATACGTTAAACCGTTCATATTATGGCTTATATATACCTAATGGAATATGGCGCCACATGGAGAACTTTTCCACAAATTCATTAGCCTTCGTTATTTCTTCTACCGATTATAATGAAAACGACTACGAAAGAGATTACGATAATTACTTGAAATCTAAGTTGAATCATTAA
- a CDS encoding sugar 3,4-ketoisomerase, whose product MSTTYDCSIYELPKIKNRAGNITPVHNNLEIPFAIKRVFYLYDIPGGESRGAHAHKECHQFLISASGSFEVLLDDGKTKRIIQLNRPYIGLHIPPGIWASEINFSSGSICLVFASHTYNEDDYIREYDDFLTYKKW is encoded by the coding sequence ATGAGTACAACATACGATTGCTCAATATATGAGCTTCCAAAAATTAAAAACAGAGCGGGTAATATTACCCCTGTTCATAATAATCTGGAAATACCGTTTGCAATAAAGCGGGTGTTTTATTTATATGATATTCCTGGGGGAGAATCCCGGGGAGCTCATGCGCATAAGGAATGCCACCAGTTTCTGATATCAGCAAGCGGAAGCTTTGAAGTATTACTTGATGATGGTAAAACTAAACGTATTATTCAATTAAACCGGCCCTATATAGGCTTACATATCCCCCCGGGAATATGGGCGTCTGAGATTAATTTCTCATCCGGCTCAATTTGCCTGGTTTTTGCATCCCATACTTACAATGAGGACGACTATATAAGAGAGTATGATGATTTTTTAACCTATAAGAAATGGTAG
- a CDS encoding acyltransferase, producing the protein MVANIHPLSDVQSKIIGDDTFIWQFTVVLSGAVIGANCNINCNCFIENDVVIGDNVTVKSGVQIWDGVRIEDNVFIGPNVTFTNDLLPRSKVYPQQFKRTIIRKGASVGGNATIVAGNEIGKFSLIGAGSVVTKNVPPYTVWYGNPAKHKGFITEEAVLLDLNLFDNVNNLQYKLDENGIIIK; encoded by the coding sequence ATGGTAGCTAATATTCATCCTTTATCCGACGTGCAAAGTAAAATCATTGGAGATGATACTTTTATATGGCAATTTACTGTTGTACTAAGCGGTGCGGTAATTGGGGCTAACTGTAATATTAATTGTAACTGCTTTATTGAAAACGACGTAGTGATTGGTGATAATGTAACGGTAAAGTCGGGCGTACAGATATGGGACGGTGTGAGAATCGAAGACAATGTATTTATTGGCCCCAACGTCACTTTTACAAATGATCTGCTACCCAGGTCAAAAGTTTACCCGCAGCAATTTAAACGAACAATTATAAGAAAAGGAGCTTCCGTTGGTGGAAATGCCACTATTGTTGCAGGAAACGAAATAGGAAAATTTTCATTAATTGGCGCAGGAAGCGTCGTAACTAAAAATGTGCCCCCATATACAGTATGGTATGGTAATCCCGCAAAGCATAAGGGATTTATTACAGAGGAAGCTGTATTGCTTGATTTGAATTTGTTCGATAACGTAAATAATTTACAATATAAATTAGACGAAAACGGAATTATTATAAAATGA
- a CDS encoding DegT/DnrJ/EryC1/StrS family aminotransferase produces MIKFLDLKGINQQYREGLRLAFDRVLDSGWYILGNEVNLFEQQFAEYCGTKHAIGVANGLDALILIIRAYKELGVFKDNDEIIVPANTYIASILAISANDLIPVLVEPDIDTYNIDPKLIEAKITTRTKAILPVHLYGNLCDMKSINSIAEKYNLKVIEDCAQAHGATNDGKAAGNFGDAAGFSFYPGKNLGALGDAGAVTTNDTDLAVTIRALLNYGSEKKYHNQYKGINSRLDEVQAALLGVKLHTLNDETRIKREIANRYLLEIKNPKIKLPKIATQEQHVWHLFVVRTANREKLQQYLTEKGIQTVIHYPIPPHKQQAYKDWNDLRYPISEEIHREVLSIPLNFILTSEEVSYIIKTLNDYGKD; encoded by the coding sequence ATGATTAAATTTTTAGACTTAAAAGGCATAAACCAACAATATCGTGAAGGATTAAGACTTGCTTTTGATAGGGTATTGGATTCGGGATGGTATATTTTGGGAAATGAAGTGAACCTGTTTGAACAGCAATTTGCTGAATATTGCGGTACTAAGCATGCAATTGGTGTAGCAAACGGTTTGGACGCCCTGATATTGATAATTAGAGCCTATAAAGAATTAGGAGTTTTCAAGGATAATGACGAAATTATTGTACCCGCTAACACTTATATCGCTAGTATTTTAGCTATATCTGCCAATGATTTGATTCCGGTGTTGGTAGAGCCTGACATCGACACTTACAATATTGATCCCAAACTGATAGAAGCTAAAATAACGACAAGGACAAAAGCCATTTTACCGGTTCATTTATACGGAAATTTGTGCGATATGAAATCTATTAATTCAATTGCTGAAAAATACAATTTAAAGGTAATTGAAGATTGTGCACAAGCGCACGGGGCAACAAACGATGGTAAAGCGGCAGGTAATTTTGGTGACGCAGCCGGGTTTAGTTTCTACCCGGGCAAGAACCTTGGCGCTTTAGGTGATGCCGGAGCCGTTACAACGAATGACACAGATTTAGCAGTAACAATAAGGGCTTTGTTAAATTACGGTTCTGAAAAAAAATATCATAACCAATACAAGGGAATAAACAGCAGGCTAGATGAAGTACAGGCTGCTTTATTGGGAGTTAAGCTACACACCCTTAACGATGAAACCCGAATTAAAAGAGAGATAGCCAACCGCTATTTACTGGAAATAAAGAACCCTAAAATAAAATTACCTAAAATAGCGACACAAGAGCAACACGTTTGGCACCTATTTGTTGTTAGGACTGCGAATAGGGAAAAATTGCAGCAATACTTAACAGAGAAAGGAATTCAAACCGTAATCCATTATCCTATACCGCCGCACAAGCAACAGGCTTATAAAGATTGGAACGATTTAAGGTATCCTATAAGTGAAGAAATTCATAGAGAAGTTTTGAGCATTCCGCTGAATTTTATCCTTACCAGCGAGGAAGTTAGCTATATCATAAAGACATTAAATGACTACGGAAAGGATTAA
- a CDS encoding DapH/DapD/GlmU-related protein, which translates to MTTERIKRILINRVISPVYTSFRIAKYWILSSCSNVTGTPIRICPVLLNGVGTVIFKKSVTIGVVASPYFYNTYCYIEARNSLSVVSFGDNVFINNNACFISEGEGIYIGADVLIGPSVTIFDSDFHAIDPLKRKLEKKTARVQIEDNVFIGANVTILKGVTIGKNSVIASNSLVSKSIPANVIAGGNPCKIIKEISV; encoded by the coding sequence ATGACTACGGAAAGGATTAAAAGAATTTTAATTAATAGGGTCATTTCTCCTGTTTACACTTCATTTCGCATAGCGAAATATTGGATTTTATCCTCGTGCAGCAATGTAACGGGTACGCCAATTCGTATTTGCCCCGTTTTGTTGAACGGTGTGGGGACGGTTATTTTTAAAAAAAGTGTTACAATAGGTGTTGTCGCATCGCCATATTTTTATAACACCTATTGCTATATCGAAGCCCGTAATTCTTTATCGGTCGTTTCGTTTGGCGATAATGTTTTTATTAATAACAACGCTTGTTTTATAAGTGAAGGAGAAGGGATTTACATCGGTGCAGATGTGCTGATCGGCCCTTCAGTAACGATTTTTGATAGTGATTTTCATGCAATAGATCCTCTTAAAAGAAAGCTGGAAAAAAAAACCGCGAGAGTTCAAATTGAGGATAATGTTTTTATTGGCGCAAATGTCACTATTTTAAAAGGCGTAACTATTGGTAAAAATTCTGTTATAGCAAGTAATTCTCTTGTTTCCAAATCAATCCCGGCTAATGTTATTGCTGGAGGCAATCCATGCAAAATAATAAAAGAGATTAGCGTTTAA
- a CDS encoding O-antigen translocase: MKLVKTTFFSAIITFIRISSGFVAGKVVSLFTGPAGVALIGQFTNFITIILTFANGAINTGVVKYTAEYSDDNQQLKALFSTSLKISIYCSGIVGAILLLSSSYLSTWMFNTSLYNNPIRVLGVTIILYSLNTLLISILNGKQQIKTYTIVNTVGSIVGLLLTVVLVYFYKVEGALYALVLAQSIVFVVTFILIIKSDWFSISYFNGAYDSKLGRKLFNYSLMTVVTALTGPVSQIILRKLLITNLGINSAGYWQGMMRISDGYLLLITTSLSTYYLPKLSSLNTEKELRKEIFHGYKIILPAVFFGCITIYFLRHFIIRILYTGEFEGMQSLFAFQLLGDFFKMAAWLLGYMIIAKAMTRTYIITEILFSFSYVFLSYFCISIFKLQGITIAFAINYFIYLIVMVIIFRKLLFK; this comes from the coding sequence TTGAAACTTGTAAAAACAACTTTTTTTTCGGCTATTATTACTTTTATCCGGATATCTTCCGGATTTGTTGCTGGCAAGGTAGTTTCGCTATTTACGGGGCCGGCTGGTGTGGCGTTGATTGGTCAGTTTACCAATTTTATCACTATTATATTAACATTTGCCAACGGCGCTATCAATACAGGTGTAGTCAAATATACGGCTGAATATAGTGACGATAACCAACAATTAAAAGCGCTTTTTAGTACGTCGTTAAAAATCAGTATTTACTGCTCTGGTATAGTTGGAGCAATCCTTTTGCTTTCCTCTTCGTATCTTTCAACATGGATGTTTAACACATCCTTATATAATAATCCAATACGAGTGCTGGGAGTTACCATAATCTTATATTCCCTCAATACACTTCTAATATCAATTTTAAACGGAAAGCAACAAATAAAAACATATACAATAGTTAATACTGTTGGTAGTATTGTAGGCTTATTGCTTACTGTTGTTCTGGTATATTTCTACAAGGTTGAGGGCGCACTTTATGCCTTAGTGCTGGCTCAGTCAATTGTTTTTGTGGTTACTTTCATTTTGATTATAAAAAGCGATTGGTTTTCCATTTCTTATTTCAACGGAGCTTATGATAGTAAGCTGGGCAGGAAGTTGTTTAATTATAGTTTAATGACAGTTGTTACAGCGCTTACTGGCCCGGTTTCGCAGATCATTTTACGAAAACTGCTTATTACAAATTTAGGAATTAACAGCGCAGGTTACTGGCAAGGCATGATGAGAATTTCTGACGGATACTTGTTATTAATAACAACATCTTTAAGTACCTACTATTTACCAAAGCTATCATCATTAAATACGGAGAAAGAATTACGAAAAGAGATATTTCATGGGTATAAGATAATCCTCCCTGCTGTTTTTTTTGGATGCATTACGATTTATTTTTTGAGGCATTTCATAATACGGATTTTATACACAGGCGAGTTTGAAGGTATGCAAAGCCTTTTTGCTTTTCAATTACTGGGCGACTTCTTTAAAATGGCTGCATGGTTGCTTGGCTACATGATTATTGCCAAGGCCATGACCCGGACATACATAATAACTGAAATTCTTTTCAGTTTTAGCTATGTGTTTTTATCCTACTTTTGCATCTCGATATTTAAATTACAAGGAATAACTATTGCTTTTGCTATCAATTACTTTATTTATTTGATTGTGATGGTGATTATTTTTAGAAAATTATTATTTAAATGA
- a CDS encoding glycosyltransferase family 2 protein yields the protein MSYPLVSIIIPAYNHEKFIAYTLDSITEDSYPNKEIVIINDGSKDDTDGVIINWVKLNQNKISVIYVKRENRGICATLNELIRLSNGKYLLVIASDDALYGNTIAERVDLLEETEKNGKLVLVSDAQVIDENNNFISASSMEMNKGDKNKFKTEEGILEELISKPSTVGAIALINKSIYSRIGFYPEDTFIEDWFFYQRAASIRAILFWDKVVSQYRVHSSNMSGSNISLTKRLLIYRAVKLSVRRNVSWFPSLYFKYLGVKKIIELDFAILKLTLKNYF from the coding sequence ATGAGCTATCCACTAGTTTCAATTATTATTCCAGCCTATAATCACGAAAAATTTATAGCCTATACTTTGGATAGCATTACTGAAGATTCTTATCCTAATAAAGAAATAGTAATTATAAATGATGGATCAAAGGACGATACGGATGGTGTGATAATTAACTGGGTTAAATTAAATCAGAATAAGATTTCGGTCATTTACGTAAAACGGGAAAACAGAGGCATTTGCGCCACGTTAAACGAATTAATCAGGCTTTCGAACGGGAAATATCTTTTAGTAATTGCCAGTGATGATGCTTTATATGGCAACACTATTGCCGAAAGGGTTGATTTGTTGGAAGAAACAGAAAAGAACGGGAAATTGGTTTTGGTTAGTGACGCACAGGTAATAGATGAAAATAACAATTTCATATCGGCAAGCTCAATGGAGATGAATAAAGGAGATAAAAATAAATTTAAAACAGAGGAAGGAATTTTAGAGGAACTGATAAGCAAACCATCTACAGTTGGAGCGATTGCATTAATTAATAAATCAATATATAGCAGGATAGGTTTCTACCCGGAAGACACATTTATAGAAGATTGGTTTTTTTACCAAAGAGCGGCCTCTATTAGGGCTATTTTATTTTGGGATAAAGTAGTTTCACAGTACCGGGTACATTCTTCAAATATGTCAGGATCAAACATTAGCCTCACAAAGCGTTTATTAATATACAGAGCTGTTAAGTTGTCGGTCCGAAGAAATGTTAGCTGGTTTCCGTCTTTATATTTCAAATACTTGGGTGTGAAAAAAATAATAGAATTGGACTTTGCTATTTTAAAGCTAACTTTGAAAAATTATTTCTAA
- a CDS encoding acyltransferase: MFSRHFNNIKKYLVSGNSHFLENFRLTIIKPQKNKVYLTVGNDTVLDCKVLFESGNGEVVIGNRVHIGSSTIICRTKIEFEDNIFVAWGTCFYDHNSHSIDYRQRENDITQQLQDYRAGKIFIENKNWDVVESKPITIKSYAWIGMNCIILKGVTIGEGAIVGAGSVVTKDVPAWTIVGGNPAKVIKDIPDEYKNRG, encoded by the coding sequence ATCTTTTCCAGGCACTTCAATAATATAAAGAAATATTTGGTGTCGGGTAATTCACATTTTTTGGAAAATTTCAGGTTAACGATAATTAAACCTCAAAAAAACAAAGTTTATCTCACGGTTGGTAATGATACGGTTCTTGATTGCAAGGTTTTATTTGAATCAGGTAACGGCGAAGTTGTGATTGGAAACCGTGTACACATTGGATCAAGCACTATAATTTGCCGAACTAAAATAGAGTTTGAAGATAATATATTTGTGGCTTGGGGTACCTGTTTTTATGATCACAATTCTCACTCAATTGACTATCGCCAACGAGAAAATGACATTACACAACAACTGCAAGATTACAGGGCCGGTAAAATTTTTATTGAGAATAAAAATTGGGATGTCGTTGAATCAAAGCCTATAACGATAAAGTCGTATGCATGGATTGGCATGAATTGTATAATTTTAAAAGGTGTGACAATAGGTGAAGGTGCTATAGTTGGTGCCGGAAGCGTAGTAACTAAAGATGTGCCCGCCTGGACTATTGTAGGGGGAAATCCGGCGAAGGTAATCAAAGATATTCCTGACGAATATAAAAATAGGGGATAG